GGGGAATCCCCTGCAGAGCCATTGATGAAAGCGCAGGGATAGAGACGCCTCCGCGGCCCGTCCCCACGCAGAAAAGCTCCACCAGGCGTGTGCTTCCAGCTGAGGGTCGTTCATGAGCGGATTACTGATTGTCGGCGCCGGCGGCCATGGCAAGGTCGTCGCAGACATCGCCTTGTCCCTGGGGCAATGGGAGAACATCGCCTTTCTGGATGATCTCTTTCCGGAATTGACGCAGGTGGGGGACTGGAAGGTCATCGGGAAGACCCAGGATGCGAACCGGTTCCGGGAGGACTATCCCGAAGCCATCGTGGCCATTGGGGCCAACGCGCTGCGCCTCGAGATGCTGAACCGGCTGATCCGGGATGGATTCAGGGCTCCGGTGCTGATCCACCCGCATGCTTCTGTCAGTCGCTTCTCCACCATCGGGGCGGGCACGGTCATCTGCTCCCAGTCCGCAGTCATCATCGGCTCCCGCATCGGCCGCGGGGCCATCGTCAACACAGGGGCCTCGGTGGGGCATGACGGCATCCTTGAAGACGGCGTTCATGTGGCCCCCGGCGTGCGGCTGGCGGGCGGTGTGTCGGTGGGGGAATGCAGTTGGGTGGGGATTGGCGCCGTGGTCAAAGAGTGTCTATCCATCGGCAGCGGCGTGATGATTGGGGCTGGTTCCACGATCATCACGGATGTTCCGGACGGGGTGACCGTGGTGGGGTCTCCTGCGAAGGTCATCGGCACCCGGGCGCCGAAGGCGGGCTCTGGAAAGACCGAAGGGGTCATCCGGATTCTGGATGCTGCCCTGGCGTCGGATTTTGACGAATGGGTGGCGTTCTGGCGGCGCTGGCCGGATCGGGAAGTTTCGGCCCATCCGGCCTACGTGCGTCTGTTCACCCATGCCCATGACCGCGTGGTGGGCGTGGTTCGTGAAACGGAAGCGGGAGGCATCTTGTTTCCCCTCATCCTCAGGCCGATCGCTGCCGAATCCTGGGCTGGAGGGCAGGAGCAGGCCTGGGATGCCGTCACGGCCTATGGTTACGGCGGGCCATTCACCTGGGGCGATGGTCGGGCGGGTGCAGACGCGTTCTGGAAGGCCTTCTCTGGGTGGGCGATGGATCAGAAGATCGTGTCCACCTTTGCGCGGCTCTCACTCTTTCCCGAACAGTTGTTGGATGCGCCCATGGAAACTGTGGTGGACCGCAGCAATGTCGTGCGGGCCCTGCAGCTGGATGAATCAGCCCTGTGGATGGATTACGCGCACAAGGTGAGGAAGAACGTCAACAAGGCCCGGCAGCTGGGGGTCGAGATTCGCCTGGATCCCGAGGGGGCAGAACTGGATGCCTTCCTCAAGATCTATGAATCCACCCTGGATCGCCGGGAGGCCTCCGGCGGCTACTTCTTCGGCCGACCCTTCTTTGAATCGATCATTCGCGATCTCGAAGGCCAGTTCATGTTTTTCCATGCGTGGCTCGATGGGCAGATTGTGTCCACAGAACTGGTGCTGGTCGCGGAGCGAAACCTCTATTCGTTCCTGGGTGGAACCTTGGCCGAGGCCTTCCATGCCCGTCCCAATGACCTGCTAAAACACGCGGTCATCGAGTGGGGACGACAAACGGGCAAGTCCACTTTCGTGCTGGGCGGAGGCTGGCAGGAAGCCGATGGGATCTTCAACTACAAGCTGGCCTTCGCACCCCACGGGGCCGTGGATTTCCGGGTGGGGAAGTGGGTGCACGATGCGGAGGCCTATGGACGCCTCCTGAAACGCCGGAGCGAGTGGGAGTCAGCGCAAGGGCGTGAATGGGTGCCGAAGGCGGGATTCTTTCCGGAATACCGGGGGTAAAGCCGCGGCTCCACTTGGAAGGGGACAAACCGGATGTTCAAGGGGCACCTCAGGCTATAAACTGGAACGTTTGAGCTAGGAGCCTGCGTGAAAGTCCTCATTCTCGGTGTCAACGGATTCATCGGCTCCCATCTGGTGGACCGCATCATGGCGGATACGGATTGGGAGGTCTACGGCCTGGATCTGGGCGCCCACAAGGTGTCGGACCATCTGGCCAACCCGCGCTTTCATTTCGTGGAAGGCGACGTGACCATTTCCAAGGAATGGATC
This sequence is a window from Geothrix sp. PMB-07. Protein-coding genes within it:
- a CDS encoding NeuD/PglB/VioB family sugar acetyltransferase, giving the protein MSGLLIVGAGGHGKVVADIALSLGQWENIAFLDDLFPELTQVGDWKVIGKTQDANRFREDYPEAIVAIGANALRLEMLNRLIRDGFRAPVLIHPHASVSRFSTIGAGTVICSQSAVIIGSRIGRGAIVNTGASVGHDGILEDGVHVAPGVRLAGGVSVGECSWVGIGAVVKECLSIGSGVMIGAGSTIITDVPDGVTVVGSPAKVIGTRAPKAGSGKTEGVIRILDAALASDFDEWVAFWRRWPDREVSAHPAYVRLFTHAHDRVVGVVRETEAGGILFPLILRPIAAESWAGGQEQAWDAVTAYGYGGPFTWGDGRAGADAFWKAFSGWAMDQKIVSTFARLSLFPEQLLDAPMETVVDRSNVVRALQLDESALWMDYAHKVRKNVNKARQLGVEIRLDPEGAELDAFLKIYESTLDRREASGGYFFGRPFFESIIRDLEGQFMFFHAWLDGQIVSTELVLVAERNLYSFLGGTLAEAFHARPNDLLKHAVIEWGRQTGKSTFVLGGGWQEADGIFNYKLAFAPHGAVDFRVGKWVHDAEAYGRLLKRRSEWESAQGREWVPKAGFFPEYRG